One genomic window of Thermodesulfobacteriota bacterium includes the following:
- a CDS encoding BBE domain-containing protein, whose product MFDPPFPNGSMLCYFTSLYLNQFDDLVIDKMITSFIKRPAKILPFVLQDLSGASMRVSADKTAFGDRSAPYLLELNSAWLDPKESDFNISWTRENMAKFKEFSTGATYLNHSGFNEEGEKLVKRTYGANYERLRQVKKKYDPSNLFRVNQNITPG is encoded by the coding sequence CATGTTTGACCCTCCTTTTCCTAACGGATCTATGCTTTGTTATTTCACTTCACTGTATTTGAACCAATTTGACGATCTAGTAATTGATAAGATGATTACTAGTTTTATTAAACGTCCAGCAAAGATTTTACCTTTTGTTCTACAAGATCTAAGCGGAGCGAGTATGAGAGTATCCGCTGATAAAACCGCATTTGGTGATCGTAGCGCGCCCTATCTACTAGAGCTTAATTCTGCTTGGTTAGATCCTAAAGAATCAGATTTCAACATTTCATGGACAAGGGAAAATATGGCTAAGTTCAAGGAGTTTTCTACTGGCGCCACCTATCTAAATCACTCTGGGTTTAACGAAGAGGGAGAGAAATTGGTAAAGAGAACCTATGGTGCTAATTATGAAAGGCTTAGACAAGTAAAGAAAAAGTATGATCCTTCAAATTTGTTTAGAGTAAATCAAAATATTACTCCAGGATAA
- a CDS encoding deiodinase-like protein translates to MSDINSNKAEGYNYESFKPKYYNFFDFKGPKAGEQVIDFEATTLKGEKVKLSDYFGKWIVLESGSFSCPMYVGNILDMNTVAKEFQDVEFLVLYVREAHPGSNVPAQSSLEEKLKHAGRLPGEESENRTILVDSIDGNAHNLYGSFPDFVYIINPQGTVVFRSDWNIPTDVEKILLEGRNEIHMRDHYEPGKPSIPTAIRVLARAGLNSLWDFTIGLPELMQMHKNVDKAYEEHSKK, encoded by the coding sequence ATGAGTGATATAAATTCAAACAAAGCCGAAGGATACAATTACGAGTCATTCAAGCCAAAATACTATAATTTTTTTGATTTCAAAGGCCCTAAAGCGGGCGAGCAGGTCATCGATTTTGAAGCTACTACGCTTAAAGGAGAGAAGGTGAAACTTTCTGACTACTTTGGCAAGTGGATAGTTCTAGAATCGGGCAGTTTTTCGTGTCCGATGTATGTTGGAAATATTTTAGATATGAATACTGTGGCTAAAGAGTTTCAGGATGTGGAATTTCTTGTTTTATATGTGAGAGAAGCACATCCTGGATCAAATGTCCCAGCACAGAGTTCACTTGAAGAGAAATTAAAACATGCCGGCAGATTGCCCGGGGAAGAAAGCGAAAATAGGACTATTCTTGTAGACAGTATTGACGGTAACGCCCATAATCTCTACGGTTCTTTCCCTGATTTTGTTTATATTATTAATCCTCAGGGCACTGTAGTTTTCAGAAGCGACTGGAACATCCCCACAGACGTTGAGAAGATACTCTTAGAAGGAAGAAATGAAATACATATGCGGGACCATTACGAACCGGGTAAACCTTCTATCCCTACAGCTATTAGGGTATTAGCAAGAGCAGGTCTTAATTCGCTTTGGGATTTCACAATAGGACTTCCGGAACTTATGCAGATGCACAAAAATGTCGACAAAGCTTATGAAGAACATAGCAAGAAATAA
- a CDS encoding IPTL-CTERM sorting domain-containing protein → MITQRRISIFIITLLLGSFIYLAFPQNTFAGSTFTLPPVPGGCCQYDDEGLDVCTEINPGLVCPVLDIGPAVDFVPDRECNFQTGQCEGLARNVPTMSEWGLIAMAGVLGIIGYMILRRRKATA, encoded by the coding sequence ATGATAACTCAAAGACGTATTTCAATATTTATTATTACATTGTTGCTCGGCAGCTTTATCTATCTAGCATTTCCTCAAAACACATTCGCCGGAAGCACGTTTACTCTTCCTCCAGTCCCCGGTGGATGTTGCCAATATGATGATGAAGGCCTAGATGTCTGCACTGAAATTAATCCTGGTTTAGTTTGCCCTGTGCTTGATATAGGTCCTGCTGTTGATTTTGTTCCTGATAGGGAGTGCAATTTTCAAACAGGTCAATGTGAAGGTTTAGCCAGAAATGTGCCGACAATGTCCGAGTGGGGACTCATTGCAATGGCAGGCGTGTTGGGAATTATTGGTTATATGATTCTTAGAAGAAGAAAAGCTACTGCTTAA
- a CDS encoding rhodanese-related sulfurtransferase, with translation MDKIHIILFYKFVDIESPDDFAQNQLDFCNNEGLLGKILVANEGINGSLCGSNEKISNYKEFLKSKKQFENINFKEEIGTFNPFKKMIVRVKNEIIRMDQELDLNKKGKYITPSELIELYNSNEEFVILDTRNNYESEVGKFKNAITPDIDTFRDFPEALKDLDDLKDKKVITYCTGGIRCEKATSYMIKEGFKNVYQLQDGIINFCQQFPDTLWEGKCFVFDQRLLSHVDPDTKPITKCIHCNESSDRYKNCKNPTCDDFIVICESCDKKYNGCCSEKCVEEFKEYSLRKSRLRQGYRTKENTQER, from the coding sequence ATGGACAAGATACACATAATACTGTTTTACAAATTTGTGGATATAGAAAGTCCGGACGATTTTGCCCAGAATCAGCTAGATTTCTGTAATAATGAAGGCTTACTTGGCAAAATCTTAGTTGCTAATGAAGGTATAAACGGTTCACTCTGCGGCTCTAATGAGAAGATCTCTAACTATAAAGAATTTCTTAAAAGCAAAAAACAGTTTGAAAATATTAACTTCAAAGAGGAAATTGGGACATTTAACCCTTTTAAAAAGATGATTGTCAGGGTTAAAAACGAGATAATAAGAATGGACCAAGAGCTCGATCTTAATAAAAAGGGGAAATACATAACTCCTTCTGAGCTGATTGAACTTTATAATAGCAATGAAGAATTTGTAATACTCGACACTAGAAACAACTATGAGTCTGAAGTGGGTAAATTTAAAAATGCCATAACTCCGGATATTGATACTTTCCGCGATTTTCCAGAAGCCTTAAAAGACTTAGATGACCTAAAGGATAAAAAGGTGATAACTTATTGCACGGGCGGCATAAGGTGCGAGAAAGCTACATCTTATATGATCAAAGAGGGATTCAAAAACGTATATCAGCTTCAAGACGGCATTATAAATTTTTGCCAGCAGTTCCCGGATACCCTTTGGGAAGGAAAATGTTTTGTGTTCGATCAGCGTCTTCTCTCCCATGTAGACCCTGACACCAAGCCGATCACAAAGTGTATTCACTGCAATGAGAGCAGCGATAGATACAAGAACTGCAAAAACCCAACTTGTGATGACTTTATAGTTATATGCGAGAGTTGCGACAAAAAATACAACGGCTGCTGTTCTGAGAAATGCGTTGAAGAGTTCAAGGAATACTCTCTTCGAAAATCAAGACTAAGACAAGGATATAGAACGAAAGAAAATACACAGGAGAGATAA